In Myxococcus guangdongensis, one genomic interval encodes:
- the priA gene encoding replication restart helicase PriA, whose amino-acid sequence MEQRPLWDEPTADDAEESSTRGSIPLRTLGARRRRELSQPEQAATVAFAVSEHPPVLASVAVARPVRGEFTYSVPEALLGNLAPGQRVLVPFGRGTALGFYLGPSTVTLGEKVRLKPIQRVLEDSPSLPKDLIALLRFAAEHYRYPLGEVIRGALPPGLSKPVDGKEAQPDVQQFAVALVNEVPAALARAHAQSAALAYLLAVGGSAPLEEVSHAIPGARAHLKSLATKGLVRIEEKKLEAGVKEGLIQGRPDRLTPEQAVAGEQLRLALDAGAFQPFLLHGVTGSGKTEVYLRAAEHALSLGKSSLILVPEIALTPQLVGRFRSRFGAEVAVLHSALKDRERLFHWQALRRGEVKIAVGVRSAVFAPVENLGLIVVDEEHDPSFKQDDSLRYQARDLAVVRGKQASAVVVLGSATPALETLENVKRGRYRLLELKRRVDDRPMPTIELVDLRQERPREGIVTEEAPILSPPLLQAMEETLAKGQQVILFLNRRGHSTVLLCEVCGLSLKCTSCDVCLTHHRSQNRVVCHYCGLTMPVPERCLECTGPILKLGIGTERVEAEVAERIPNARVARLDRDSATSAERLTELLASFARRELDVLVGTQMVAKGHDFPGVTLVCVVMADTSLAIPDFRAAERTFHLLTQVAGRAGRGKDPGRVLVQTYNPDAEPVKRVLAHDFDGFAQQELEWRKALAYPPFARMASIRLEGEHPEQVASVARHLGNLVSRNMPPASAGVRLLGPAVAPIAKIRGKTRWQLLLKGPTHVALAPLLARVETALADVPSAVKVVLDVDPGAML is encoded by the coding sequence ATGGAACAGCGACCGTTGTGGGACGAGCCGACGGCGGACGATGCGGAGGAATCCTCCACCAGGGGTTCCATCCCGCTGCGCACCTTGGGTGCGAGACGTCGCCGGGAACTGTCCCAACCGGAACAGGCCGCTACAGTGGCGTTCGCAGTGAGCGAGCACCCTCCCGTCCTGGCCTCCGTCGCCGTGGCCCGCCCCGTCCGGGGTGAATTCACCTACTCCGTGCCGGAGGCCCTCCTGGGGAACCTGGCCCCGGGGCAGCGCGTGCTCGTGCCCTTCGGTCGAGGCACCGCGCTCGGCTTCTACCTGGGCCCCTCCACCGTGACGCTGGGCGAGAAGGTCCGGCTCAAGCCCATCCAGCGCGTGCTGGAGGACTCGCCGTCCTTGCCCAAGGACCTCATCGCGCTCTTGCGCTTCGCGGCCGAGCACTACCGCTACCCGCTGGGCGAGGTCATCCGCGGCGCGCTGCCTCCCGGGTTGTCCAAGCCCGTGGACGGCAAGGAGGCCCAGCCGGATGTGCAGCAGTTCGCGGTGGCGCTCGTCAACGAGGTGCCCGCGGCGCTCGCGCGCGCACATGCCCAGTCCGCCGCGCTCGCGTACCTCCTGGCCGTGGGCGGCAGCGCCCCGCTGGAGGAGGTGAGCCACGCCATTCCTGGCGCGCGCGCGCACCTCAAGAGCCTGGCCACCAAGGGCCTGGTGCGCATCGAGGAGAAGAAGCTGGAGGCGGGCGTGAAGGAGGGGCTGATTCAAGGCCGCCCGGACCGCCTCACGCCCGAGCAGGCCGTCGCCGGTGAGCAGCTGCGCCTGGCCCTGGACGCGGGCGCGTTCCAGCCCTTCCTCCTGCACGGCGTGACGGGCAGCGGCAAGACGGAGGTGTACCTGCGCGCGGCCGAGCACGCGCTGTCCCTGGGCAAGAGCAGCCTCATCCTCGTGCCGGAAATCGCGCTGACGCCGCAGCTGGTGGGCCGCTTCCGCAGCCGGTTCGGCGCGGAGGTGGCGGTGCTGCACTCGGCGCTGAAGGACCGCGAGCGGCTGTTCCACTGGCAGGCCCTGCGCCGGGGCGAGGTGAAGATCGCCGTGGGTGTGCGCTCGGCGGTGTTCGCCCCGGTGGAGAACCTGGGGCTCATCGTCGTGGACGAGGAGCACGACCCGTCCTTCAAGCAGGACGACAGCCTGCGCTACCAGGCGCGCGATTTGGCCGTCGTGCGAGGCAAGCAGGCCAGCGCGGTGGTGGTGCTGGGCTCGGCCACGCCGGCGCTGGAGACGTTGGAGAACGTCAAGCGCGGGCGCTATCGGCTGCTCGAGTTGAAGCGGCGGGTCGATGACCGGCCCATGCCCACCATCGAGCTGGTGGACCTGCGTCAGGAGCGCCCCCGCGAGGGCATCGTGACGGAGGAGGCGCCCATCCTGAGCCCGCCGCTGCTGCAGGCCATGGAGGAGACGCTCGCGAAGGGCCAGCAGGTCATCCTGTTCCTGAACCGCCGGGGCCACAGCACGGTGCTCTTGTGCGAGGTGTGCGGCCTGTCGCTCAAGTGCACCTCGTGCGACGTGTGCCTGACGCACCATCGCTCGCAGAACCGGGTGGTGTGCCACTACTGCGGGCTGACGATGCCCGTGCCCGAGCGGTGCCTGGAGTGCACGGGCCCCATCCTGAAGCTGGGCATCGGCACGGAGCGGGTGGAGGCGGAGGTCGCCGAGCGCATCCCGAACGCGCGGGTGGCGCGGTTGGACCGGGACTCGGCGACCAGCGCGGAGCGGCTGACGGAGCTTTTGGCCTCGTTCGCCCGCCGGGAGCTGGACGTGCTGGTGGGCACGCAGATGGTGGCCAAGGGGCACGACTTCCCGGGCGTGACGCTGGTGTGTGTCGTCATGGCGGACACCTCCCTGGCGATTCCCGATTTCCGAGCCGCCGAGCGGACCTTCCACCTGTTGACCCAGGTGGCGGGGCGGGCGGGGCGGGGCAAGGACCCGGGGCGGGTGCTGGTGCAGACCTACAACCCGGACGCGGAGCCGGTGAAGCGGGTGCTGGCGCACGACTTCGACGGGTTCGCCCAGCAGGAGTTGGAGTGGCGCAAGGCGTTGGCGTACCCGCCCTTCGCGCGCATGGCCTCGATTCGACTGGAGGGGGAGCACCCGGAGCAGGTGGCCAGCGTGGCCCGGCACCTGGGGAACCTCGTATCCCGGAACATGCCCCCGGCGTCGGCGGGGGTGCGGTTGTTGGGGCCGGCGGTGGCGCCCATCGCCAAAATCCGGGGGAAGACGCGCTGGCAGCTGCTCCTGAAGGGGCCGACACATGTGGCGCTCGCCCCGCTGCTCGCCAGGGTGGAGACGGCCCTGGCCGACGTTCCTTCGGCGGTGAAGGTCGTCCTCGACGTGGATCCGGGGGCCATGCTGTAG